Proteins from a single region of Pontibacillus halophilus JSM 076056 = DSM 19796:
- a CDS encoding P63C domain-containing protein: MNPVNYRAKNGREVEGYKANIIPFLCNVYLAARLDGVLTKQQESLAKASEILVRSLSKLGIVALVDEATGYQEERDRSELQKLLSKYISKELLPWTKRFPDEFYKQLFRLRGWDYPTPSSKKPGIVGIYTNKYVYDHLPPGVKEELQKNNPVVAPGRRRWRHHQFLTEDIGNIHLEKHLLKVTTLMQASDNWEEFNKKFNRVFGLVDQLELNLDND, from the coding sequence ATGAACCCCGTCAATTACAGAGCTAAGAATGGACGGGAAGTCGAAGGATATAAAGCAAATATTATCCCCTTTCTATGTAATGTTTATTTAGCAGCACGATTAGATGGTGTATTAACGAAACAACAAGAGAGTTTAGCGAAAGCTAGTGAAATATTAGTACGAAGTTTATCAAAGTTAGGGATTGTAGCATTAGTAGATGAAGCAACTGGTTATCAAGAAGAACGGGATAGGAGCGAACTACAAAAGCTTTTATCAAAATATATATCAAAAGAACTTCTCCCATGGACAAAAAGGTTTCCGGATGAATTTTACAAGCAATTATTTAGGTTAAGAGGTTGGGATTATCCAACTCCTTCTTCAAAAAAACCAGGTATAGTAGGCATTTATACTAATAAATATGTTTATGATCATCTTCCTCCTGGAGTAAAAGAAGAACTACAAAAAAATAATCCTGTAGTTGCTCCCGGAAGAAGAAGGTGGAGACATCATCAGTTTTTAACTGAAGATATAGGTAACATTCATCTAGAAAAACATTTACTAAAAGTAACTACATTAATGCAAGCATCTGATAATTGGGAAGAATTCAATAAAAAATTTAACCGGGTTTTCGGATTAGTGGATCAATTAGAACTTAACTTAGATAATGATTAG